One genomic segment of Pagrus major chromosome 13, Pma_NU_1.0 includes these proteins:
- the gnb2 gene encoding guanine nucleotide-binding protein G(I)/G(S)/G(T) subunit beta-2 has product MSELEQLRQEAEQLRNQIRDARKACGDSTLTQITAGLDPVGRIQMRTRRTLRGHLAKIYAMHWGSDSRLLVSASQDGKLIVWDSYTTNKIHAIPLRSSWVMTCAYAPSGNYVACGGLDNICSIYCLKTREGNVRVSRELPGHTGYLSCCRFIDDNQIITSSGDTTCALWDIETSQQTTVFSGHSGDVMSLSLSPDLRTFVSGACDASVKLWDIRDSMCRQTFTGHESDINAICFFPNGSAFATGSDDATCRLFDLRADQELSLYCHDNIICGITSVAFSRSGRLLLAGYDDFNCNIWDAMKGDRAGVLAGHDNRVSCLGVTDDGMAVSTGSWDSFLKIWN; this is encoded by the exons ATAACTGCTGGCTTGGATCCTGTGGGGAGGATTCAGATGAGGACAAGACGCACCCTCCGGGGCCACCTCGCTAAGATCTACGCCATGCACTGGGGTTCAGACTCAAG GCTTCTGGTTAGCGCCTCTCAGGATGGAAAACTGATCGTCTGGGACAGCTACACCACCAACAAG ATACATGCCATCCCCCTGCGCTCCTCCTGGGTGATGACCTGTGCATACGCCCCCTCTGGGAACTACGTAGCCTGCGGAGGCCTCGATAATATCTGCTCCATCTACTGCTTGAAGACTCGCGAGGGCAACGTCAGGGTCAGCAGGGAACTACCTGGCCACACAG GTTACCTGTCATGTTGCCGCTTCATCGATGACAATCAAATCATCACGAGTTCAGGAGACACCACATG TGCACTGTGGGACATCGAGACGAGTCAGCAGACTACAGTTTTCTCGGGCCACAGCGGAGACGTCATGAGTCTGTCCCTGTCGCCCGACCTCCGCACCTTTGTGTCAGGAGCCTGCGACGCTTCGGTCAAACTGTGGGACATCAGGGACAGCATGTGCCGGCAGACCTTCACAGGCCACGAGTCGGACATCAACGccatctgt TTCTTTCCCAACGGCAGCGCCTTCGCCACAGGCTCCGACGACGCCACCTGCAGGCTCTTCGACCTACGTGCAGACCAGGAGCTCAGCCTCTACTGCCATGACAACATCATCTGTGGCATCACCTCCGTGGCTTTCTCACGCTCCGGCCGTTTGCTGCTGGCCGGTTACGATGACTTCAACTGCAACATCTGGGATGCCATGAAGGGAGACAGAGCAG GAGTCCTGGCCGGCCATGACAATCGTGTGAGCTGTCTGGGCGTGACGGATGACGGCATGGCGGTGTCCACCGGGTCCTGGGATAGCTTCCTTAAGATCTGGAACTGA